The Metabacillus sediminilitoris genome window below encodes:
- the fdhD gene encoding formate dehydrogenase accessory sulfurtransferase FdhD, which translates to MVQKMSVNQKITKFTNGQLSETEDDIVTEYPLTIFVNDQEFATMVCTPTHFDEMVIGFLASEGVIRFQDEISSLNIDEDAGYAHVKLHSKMTTSQEYYSKRFIGSCCGKSRQFYFHNDARTAKTATTKLTISPTQCIKLMENMQKSSVVFQETGGVHNAALCSPDGIIVSRTDIGRHNALDKLFGYSILNNVSVREKIIVFSGRISSEVLVKAAKIGVGIVLSKSAPTDLAIKLADDLNITAVGFIRGSSFNIYSHPERIKL; encoded by the coding sequence ATGGTGCAAAAAATGAGTGTGAATCAAAAAATTACGAAATTTACGAATGGCCAACTTTCAGAAACAGAGGATGACATTGTAACGGAATATCCGTTAACAATCTTTGTCAATGATCAAGAGTTTGCTACAATGGTTTGTACTCCTACCCATTTTGATGAAATGGTTATTGGCTTTTTAGCCTCAGAAGGTGTTATTCGGTTTCAAGATGAAATTTCTTCTTTAAACATTGATGAAGATGCTGGTTATGCTCATGTGAAATTGCATTCAAAAATGACAACAAGTCAAGAATATTATTCTAAACGTTTTATTGGTTCTTGTTGTGGTAAAAGCAGACAATTTTATTTTCATAATGATGCTAGGACAGCTAAAACGGCAACAACGAAATTAACAATCTCTCCTACTCAATGTATAAAATTAATGGAGAACATGCAAAAAAGCAGTGTTGTTTTTCAGGAGACCGGCGGCGTACACAATGCTGCTCTTTGTTCACCAGATGGCATCATCGTTAGTCGTACAGATATCGGCAGACATAACGCTTTAGATAAATTATTCGGATATAGTATATTAAACAATGTTTCAGTTCGAGAGAAAATCATTGTTTTTAGCGGAAGAATCTCATCAGAAGTATTAGTAAAGGCAGCAAAAATTGGTGTTGGGATTGTTTTATCAAAATCAGCTCCAACTGATCTAGCTATTAAACTAGCAGATGACTTAAATATCACAGCAGTAGGTTTTATTAGAGGGTCTTCTTTTAATATATACTCACACCCTGAAAGGATCAAACTTTAA
- a CDS encoding CBO0543 family protein — MEKKLLKLLNVLCLICLPFLFRGSKMRENLLIFFSKGVLATLIDAYVVGTQRVSYPVRPFPKIFKTNLIYDILFFPILSVIWVKISYNDNISKILLKSLIFSVPMSLGQWYFEKNSRLFKWKKWSPLHTFGSVNFTLFTIRGLVGLLKRIDKLKQNQNKTHN, encoded by the coding sequence ATGGAGAAAAAATTATTAAAATTACTTAATGTTCTGTGTTTAATTTGCTTACCTTTTTTATTTCGGGGCTCAAAGATGAGGGAGAATTTACTTATTTTTTTCTCAAAAGGAGTTCTAGCAACCCTTATTGATGCTTATGTTGTTGGAACCCAAAGAGTTTCCTATCCAGTTCGCCCTTTTCCAAAAATCTTTAAAACAAATCTTATTTATGACATATTATTCTTTCCAATATTAAGTGTGATCTGGGTTAAAATATCGTATAACGATAATATAAGTAAGATACTTTTAAAGAGCTTAATATTTAGTGTTCCAATGAGTTTAGGGCAATGGTATTTTGAAAAAAATTCCAGATTGTTCAAATGGAAAAAGTGGTCGCCACTCCATACTTTTGGAAGTGTAAACTTTACATTATTTACAATTAGAGGTTTAGTTGGCTTATTAAAGAGAATAGATAAATTAAAGCAAAATCAAAATAAAACCCATAATTAA
- a CDS encoding DUF1259 domain-containing protein, translated as MGNNDESICQKFPRIIGGQMGFAGGKCVATINRDELHVTILKKRFRVTTSFSFDSRDAKTGQALCLGRVVLLQTEVDDFVAAILKQVHLLLAYYLLSRFSYFAKISSGSLPFSHLYL; from the coding sequence ATGGGGAATAATGATGAATCTATTTGTCAAAAGTTTCCAAGAATTATCGGAGGCCAAATGGGTTTTGCCGGAGGTAAATGTGTAGCAACAATAAATCGAGATGAATTACATGTAACAATTTTAAAGAAACGTTTTAGAGTAACAACTTCTTTCTCTTTCGATTCAAGAGATGCTAAGACAGGACAGGCATTGTGTCTTGGTCGTGTAGTACTTTTGCAAACGGAAGTTGATGATTTTGTTGCTGCAATTCTTAAGCAGGTTCATCTTCTGTTAGCATATTATCTCCTTTCTAGATTTTCTTATTTTGCCAAGATATCATCAGGATCTCTTCCTTTTTCCCATCTTTATTTGTAG
- a CDS encoding FMN-dependent NADH-azoreductase, with amino-acid sequence MAKVLFVKANNRPIEQSVSLQLYHSFTDRYKERNPNDVIVELDLFKEELPYYGVNMINGLFKSSQGFELTAEERMASDIQKRYLQQFLEVDKVVFAFPLWNKTIPAVLHTYLDYLNVAGQTFKYTPEGPIGLVPDKKIAILNARGGDYSMEPLKSEEIAVNFVVKTLHMFGINQISTVVVEGHNQYPDRKEALITDGIKKAEILADTF; translated from the coding sequence ATGGCTAAAGTATTATTTGTCAAAGCGAACAATAGACCAATTGAGCAATCAGTAAGTTTACAGTTATATCATTCTTTTACGGATCGTTATAAAGAAAGAAATCCAAATGATGTGATTGTCGAATTGGATTTATTTAAAGAGGAGCTTCCTTATTACGGTGTAAATATGATAAACGGATTATTTAAGTCATCACAAGGATTTGAACTTACAGCTGAAGAAAGAATGGCATCTGATATTCAAAAACGTTACTTACAACAATTTCTTGAAGTAGATAAAGTTGTTTTTGCATTTCCTTTGTGGAATAAAACAATACCAGCTGTTCTTCATACGTATTTAGATTATTTAAATGTCGCTGGTCAAACATTTAAATATACACCAGAGGGACCAATTGGGCTTGTTCCTGATAAAAAAATTGCAATTCTTAATGCTAGAGGTGGAGACTACTCTATGGAGCCATTGAAATCAGAAGAAATAGCGGTGAATTTTGTGGTGAAAACATTGCATATGTTCGGTATTAATCAGATTTCTACGGTGGTTGTTGAAGGGCATAATCAATATCCTGATAGAAAAGAAGCATTAATTACAGATGGAATTAAAAAAGCAGAGATTTTAGCTGATACTTTCTAA
- a CDS encoding SDR family oxidoreductase, with protein sequence MKVLVVGANGQIGNQLAKLIQESDAHTVRAMVRKQEQVEEFNKQGIEAVLADLEGHIDYIVNAANGCDAIVFTAGSGGHTGADKTLLIDLDGAVKTIEAAEKLNIKRFVMVSAIQAHKRENWNEALKPYYVAKHYADKILMESHLTYTIIRPGGLLNKPSTGKISVGENLLRKSIPRTDVAKTILACLDEEQTFNRSFDLVSGEDPISHALKSL encoded by the coding sequence ATGAAAGTATTAGTAGTTGGTGCAAACGGCCAAATAGGAAATCAGTTAGCTAAATTGATACAAGAAAGTGATGCACACACTGTCCGAGCAATGGTTAGAAAGCAAGAACAGGTTGAAGAGTTTAATAAACAAGGCATAGAAGCAGTATTAGCAGATTTAGAAGGCCATATTGATTATATTGTAAATGCAGCAAATGGATGTGATGCGATTGTCTTTACAGCAGGATCTGGAGGACATACAGGTGCAGATAAAACACTTTTGATTGATCTTGATGGAGCGGTAAAAACAATAGAAGCAGCTGAGAAATTGAATATAAAACGATTCGTAATGGTTAGTGCTATTCAAGCTCATAAAAGAGAAAATTGGAACGAAGCATTAAAACCTTACTATGTTGCAAAGCATTATGCCGATAAAATTCTAATGGAATCTCATTTAACATATACGATTATTCGGCCTGGCGGATTATTAAATAAACCAAGCACAGGTAAAATTTCGGTTGGTGAAAATTTATTAAGGAAATCAATTCCAAGAACAGATGTAGCGAAAACAATTTTAGCATGCTTGGACGAGGAACAAACATTCAATCGTTCATTTGATTTAGTAAGTGGAGAAGATCCCATTAGTCATGCATTGAAAAGCTTATAA
- a CDS encoding FdhF/YdeP family oxidoreductase translates to MGKTQHQGPIKATKIPQPKHWVSPIPFGLGKVKPQHFRDTMKIAIENSDNLGYATKILTKGVCDGCALGVSGLFDQTLKGPHICTTRLNVLRLNTMPALKEEVVHADIDELRKYSSTELRKLGRIPYPLIRRKGERKFSRITWDEAMDLIANKMKELDPKQYAFYLTSRGITNESYYIAGKVARFLGTNNIDNASRICHSPSKTALKRSIGVGASTANYQDWFGTDVLMFWGSVASNSSPVSTKYMLEAKKRGTKIIVVNPYSEPAMEKYWIPSNLESALFGTKIADDFYQVNIGGDIAFIHGIMKHWFKMEENQYGSAINHEFVNEHVNGYEELKLKVQEQSWDEIIKSSGVPYERIVELSELLAKSKNAVFAWALGLTMHSFATDNISQVANLALLRGFLGRENNGLMPFRGHSSVQGSGEMGADPFVLPGSNFDEENIKRMEEIWGFKLPKWQGDIVGVTLENIVLPEDHERKIKLYYLSGGNFLETMPDPEFVEKALSELEIRVHQDIILNTSTLVDAKEAVIVLPAKTRYEQEGGGTSTSTERMVYFSPEIKGNKNEIKEARSEWRIYIDLAKRVKPDKAHLVDFKTGQEIRNEIAIANRDYDGIQHLKDQGDVFQWGGAWLCEEGICPTPDGKGNLVAVDIPDLGKKEGQFIVTSRRGKQFNSMVYKETDPFNNAERYDVLMNADDAGTLSITEGEGIVVYNGFGVFQGRAKFVDIAKGNLEVHFPEGNFLLPRGRYEKYAGIPDYNITVSVEKADRFNARKDIQYLEKRVEDLEIDTPV, encoded by the coding sequence TTGGGAAAAACGCAACATCAAGGTCCGATAAAGGCAACAAAAATCCCCCAGCCAAAACACTGGGTTAGTCCAATTCCTTTTGGACTAGGAAAGGTAAAACCACAACATTTCCGCGATACAATGAAGATTGCTATTGAAAACAGTGATAACTTAGGCTATGCAACAAAAATATTAACAAAAGGTGTATGTGATGGATGTGCATTAGGAGTATCTGGATTATTTGATCAGACTTTAAAGGGTCCCCATATTTGTACGACAAGATTGAATGTTCTACGATTAAACACAATGCCTGCTTTAAAAGAAGAAGTTGTTCATGCAGACATTGATGAACTTCGAAAATATAGCAGCACTGAATTAAGGAAATTAGGAAGAATACCCTATCCACTAATTCGTCGCAAAGGAGAAAGAAAATTTTCTCGGATAACTTGGGATGAGGCAATGGATCTCATTGCTAATAAAATGAAAGAATTAGATCCAAAACAATATGCTTTTTATTTAACTTCAAGAGGAATAACAAATGAATCTTATTACATTGCTGGAAAAGTAGCTCGATTTTTAGGTACAAACAATATAGACAATGCCTCACGCATTTGTCACTCACCAAGTAAAACAGCTTTAAAACGTTCTATTGGAGTAGGTGCATCAACGGCAAACTATCAAGATTGGTTTGGAACCGATGTTCTGATGTTTTGGGGAAGTGTTGCATCAAATAGTTCACCTGTTTCAACGAAATATATGTTAGAAGCAAAGAAACGAGGAACTAAAATTATTGTGGTGAATCCGTATAGTGAGCCGGCTATGGAAAAATATTGGATTCCTTCAAATCTTGAATCAGCGTTATTCGGAACAAAAATTGCCGACGATTTTTATCAAGTGAATATTGGTGGGGATATCGCTTTTATACACGGAATCATGAAGCATTGGTTTAAGATGGAAGAAAATCAGTACGGATCAGCAATAAACCATGAATTTGTAAATGAGCATGTTAATGGCTATGAAGAATTAAAGCTGAAAGTACAGGAACAATCATGGGATGAGATAATCAAATCATCTGGAGTACCGTATGAACGAATTGTTGAATTATCGGAATTACTTGCAAAAAGTAAAAATGCCGTATTTGCATGGGCTTTAGGTTTAACAATGCATTCCTTTGCGACTGACAATATTTCACAAGTAGCCAATCTGGCCCTTTTACGTGGTTTTCTTGGACGTGAAAATAACGGGTTAATGCCTTTCCGCGGTCATTCATCTGTACAAGGTTCTGGAGAGATGGGGGCAGATCCATTTGTATTACCAGGCAGTAATTTTGATGAGGAAAACATAAAGCGAATGGAAGAAATTTGGGGATTTAAACTACCTAAATGGCAGGGAGATATTGTTGGGGTCACACTTGAAAATATTGTACTTCCTGAAGATCATGAACGTAAAATAAAACTTTACTATTTGTCAGGCGGAAACTTCTTGGAAACTATGCCAGATCCTGAATTTGTTGAAAAAGCACTATCAGAATTAGAAATCCGCGTTCATCAGGATATCATATTGAATACTTCCACTCTTGTTGATGCAAAGGAAGCAGTAATCGTCCTTCCTGCAAAAACACGGTACGAGCAAGAAGGTGGTGGAACTTCAACATCAACTGAACGTATGGTTTATTTTTCTCCTGAAATTAAAGGGAATAAAAATGAAATAAAGGAGGCACGTTCAGAATGGCGAATCTATATTGATCTTGCGAAACGAGTTAAGCCTGATAAGGCACATTTAGTAGATTTCAAAACAGGACAAGAAATTCGTAATGAAATTGCAATTGCAAATAGGGACTATGACGGAATTCAGCATTTAAAAGATCAAGGAGACGTTTTCCAATGGGGAGGAGCATGGCTTTGTGAAGAAGGTATTTGTCCGACACCAGATGGCAAGGGGAATTTAGTAGCTGTTGATATCCCAGATTTAGGTAAGAAGGAAGGCCAATTTATTGTTACTTCACGACGTGGTAAACAATTTAATTCAATGGTTTATAAAGAAACAGATCCATTTAACAACGCAGAGCGTTATGATGTATTAATGAACGCAGATGATGCTGGTACATTAAGTATTACTGAAGGAGAAGGGATTGTCGTTTACAATGGATTTGGTGTTTTTCAAGGCAGAGCAAAATTTGTTGATATTGCAAAAGGGAACTTGGAAGTACATTTTCCAGAAGGCAATTTCTTATTACCAAGAGGGAGATATGAAAAATACGCTGGAATTCCTGATTATAATATTACTGTTTCAGTAGAAAAAGCCGACCGCTTTAATGCCCGTAAAGACATTCAATATTTAGAAAAACGTGTTGAGGATTTAGAAATTGATACTCCGGTTTAA
- a CDS encoding DUF2294 domain-containing protein produces the protein MNKYEAEFSNIVRSFRKKHMGKGPSKITTTFCKNWAICEMEGNLSPVEKFIASADQGKHMLRSARTEMVKQMYRKTPPVEMEEFLGCKFVDLFVDIDIDRDFGMSIFVFDQDLQEKFSK, from the coding sequence ATGAATAAGTATGAAGCAGAATTTAGTAATATCGTACGCTCATTTAGAAAGAAACATATGGGTAAGGGACCAAGCAAAATAACAACTACATTTTGTAAAAACTGGGCCATTTGTGAAATGGAAGGAAATTTATCACCAGTTGAAAAGTTCATTGCCAGTGCAGATCAAGGAAAACATATGCTCCGCTCAGCAAGAACTGAAATGGTAAAGCAAATGTATAGGAAGACTCCACCTGTTGAGATGGAGGAATTCTTAGGGTGTAAATTTGTAGATTTATTTGTAGATATAGATATTGATAGAGATTTTGGAATGTCAATTTTTGTTTTTGATCAAGATCTTCAAGAGAAGTTTTCTAAATAA
- the moaA gene encoding GTP 3',8-cyclase MoaA: MERTNTTYDYFNRPLRDLRISVTDKCNFRCTYCMPAEIFGPNYPFLKRDELLTYEEIVRLTNIFVQSLGVQKIRITGGEPLMRKDLTELISKINQIDGVKDIAMTTNGSLLPLHAKLLKDAGLKRVSISLDSLNDEVFGKINGRGVTVKTVMKGIDAAAEAGLEVKINMVVKRGMNDQEIIPMAKYFREKGYILRFIEFMDVGNTNKWNLKDVYPKKQILQDIQQEMPIEEIDPNYPGEVATRYRYVGTKTEIGVISSVTDAFCSTCNRARLSASGTIYTCLFASKGYDLRNLIRSKQSDLEVAEHLQKIWHGRKDQYSDERSDSTMTRNKIEMSHIGG, translated from the coding sequence ATGGAAAGAACAAACACAACCTATGATTACTTTAATCGACCCCTTCGCGACCTCCGAATTTCTGTAACTGACAAGTGTAATTTTCGCTGCACGTATTGTATGCCAGCCGAAATATTTGGACCAAATTACCCTTTTTTAAAAAGAGATGAACTGCTGACTTATGAAGAAATAGTGAGACTTACTAACATCTTCGTCCAATCACTAGGTGTTCAGAAAATAAGAATTACAGGTGGAGAACCTCTGATGAGAAAGGACTTGACTGAACTCATTAGCAAGATAAATCAAATCGATGGTGTGAAAGATATTGCAATGACAACAAATGGCTCCCTGCTTCCTCTTCACGCAAAATTGTTAAAGGACGCTGGCTTAAAACGAGTATCGATTAGTCTTGATTCATTAAATGATGAAGTATTTGGAAAGATAAATGGTCGTGGGGTCACGGTAAAAACAGTCATGAAGGGAATTGATGCAGCAGCAGAGGCAGGCTTAGAAGTCAAAATTAATATGGTTGTTAAGCGCGGTATGAACGATCAAGAGATTATACCAATGGCAAAATATTTTCGTGAAAAAGGCTATATTTTACGATTTATTGAATTTATGGATGTTGGAAATACAAATAAATGGAATCTAAAAGATGTCTATCCAAAAAAGCAGATCCTGCAAGATATACAGCAAGAAATGCCCATTGAAGAAATAGATCCTAATTATCCAGGTGAAGTAGCTACTCGTTATCGCTATGTAGGTACTAAAACAGAAATTGGCGTTATTTCATCTGTAACAGATGCATTTTGTTCAACATGTAATCGGGCTCGACTTTCTGCGAGTGGAACAATATATACTTGTCTTTTTGCATCAAAAGGATATGATTTAAGAAATCTGATCCGTTCCAAACAATCTGATTTGGAAGTAGCCGAACATTTACAAAAAATATGGCATGGAAGAAAAGATCAATATTCCGATGAACGAAGTGATTCAACAATGACACGTAATAAAATTGAAATGTCTCATATTGGTGGATAA
- a CDS encoding DHA2 family efflux MFS transporter permease subunit: MIENVKNKAAPFNLSSKARFLILSILVLGSFMALLNQTLLNVAIPELSKVFDLEVNTVQWLSTGFIMVNGIVIPITAYLIGKFSTRQLFISSIGLFTIGTILSALAPSFSFLLAGRLLQAAGAGVMMPLVQFVIFSLFPPEKRGKAMGMIGIAMTFAPAIGPTLSGWILQHYSWRVLFYIVIPIGIINLIFALIFLRNVTEKSNPKFDFPGVITSTIGLGSLLYGFSMAGSLGWRADQVIITIIIGVIFISLFIWCELVAEQPMLNLSVFKNKQFSITIAIGSFVALAMYSVELLTPVYIQNILGHSTFQTGLIPLPGAILMGIMSPIAGIILDRYGIRPLTYIGMSLIVVTSWLYTTLSLHSSLLFVSALYSTFMFGISFIMMTVMTYGLNQLPQSMSRHGAAAANTARMVSGSIGTALLTTIMSTQTKNYLPQISSTISESVAIKEASILGMQDAFLVTTTLAVIVFFMTLFLKRKKL, translated from the coding sequence ATGATAGAAAACGTTAAAAATAAAGCTGCCCCGTTTAACTTAAGTAGTAAGGCTAGATTTTTAATCTTATCCATTTTAGTTCTTGGTTCTTTTATGGCTCTATTGAATCAAACCCTATTAAATGTTGCCATCCCAGAATTAAGTAAGGTTTTTGATTTAGAAGTTAATACCGTTCAGTGGCTAAGTACAGGATTTATTATGGTTAATGGAATAGTTATTCCCATTACGGCATATCTCATTGGGAAATTTTCTACAAGACAATTATTTATAAGTTCCATTGGGCTATTTACAATCGGGACCATTTTAAGTGCTCTTGCACCTAGTTTTTCATTTTTGCTAGCAGGGCGATTATTACAAGCAGCTGGAGCTGGGGTGATGATGCCACTTGTGCAATTTGTCATTTTCAGTTTGTTTCCGCCTGAAAAAAGAGGAAAAGCAATGGGGATGATCGGTATTGCCATGACATTTGCACCTGCTATTGGTCCCACTTTATCAGGATGGATCCTGCAGCACTACTCTTGGAGAGTTTTATTTTACATTGTTATTCCAATAGGAATCATAAATTTAATTTTCGCTCTCATTTTTTTACGTAATGTGACAGAAAAAAGCAATCCCAAATTTGATTTTCCAGGTGTCATTACATCAACTATAGGATTAGGCTCCTTATTATACGGTTTTTCAATGGCTGGAAGTCTTGGTTGGAGGGCTGATCAAGTAATTATTACAATCATCATAGGCGTAATTTTTATAAGCTTATTTATATGGTGTGAGTTAGTCGCTGAGCAACCAATGCTTAACTTATCTGTCTTTAAAAACAAGCAGTTTTCTATAACAATAGCCATTGGTTCGTTTGTAGCACTTGCTATGTATAGTGTTGAGCTTTTAACTCCTGTATATATACAAAACATTTTAGGTCATTCAACATTTCAAACTGGTTTGATTCCGCTACCTGGTGCAATTTTGATGGGTATAATGTCACCTATAGCTGGAATCATTTTAGATCGTTATGGTATACGACCATTAACTTACATTGGAATGTCTTTGATTGTAGTAACATCTTGGTTATATACCACTTTAAGTTTACATTCTAGTTTATTATTTGTATCAGCTCTGTACTCTACTTTTATGTTTGGAATCTCTTTTATTATGATGACAGTAATGACATATGGATTAAATCAACTCCCTCAATCCATGAGCAGACATGGTGCAGCTGCTGCTAATACAGCTCGAATGGTTTCTGGTTCAATAGGTACAGCGTTATTAACTACCATAATGTCGACACAAACTAAAAATTATTTACCTCAAATTTCAAGTACAATATCGGAATCTGTGGCGATTAAAGAAGCAAGTATTTTGGGAATGCAAGATGCTTTTCTTGTGACTACTACTTTAGCTGTTATTGTATTTTTTATGACGTTGTTTCTTAAAAGAAAAAAGTTATAA
- the speD gene encoding adenosylmethionine decarboxylase, with protein sequence MKLTPEQRIQLHGFNNLTKSLSFNMYDICYTKTREEREAYIEYIDEQYNADRLTKILKSVTDIIGAHVLNIAKQDYVPQGASVTILVSEGPVVEVPTESYDESPGPLPEAIVMGLDKSHITVHTYPEYHPNEGISTFRADIDVSTCGEISPLKALNYLIHSFDTDIMTMDYRVRGFTRDIKGQKLFIDHDISSIQNYIPEKVKNQFDMIDVNIYQENIFHTKCKLKEFDLNNYLFGYSKDKLSKEEQEEITARLTEEMDEIFYGKNIK encoded by the coding sequence ATGAAGCTAACTCCAGAACAACGTATTCAACTACATGGCTTTAATAACTTAACAAAATCATTAAGTTTTAATATGTATGATATTTGTTATACAAAAACGAGAGAAGAACGCGAGGCATATATCGAATATATAGATGAGCAATACAATGCTGATCGTCTAACTAAAATCTTGAAATCTGTTACAGATATCATCGGTGCGCATGTGTTAAATATTGCCAAACAAGATTATGTTCCACAGGGGGCAAGTGTAACAATCTTAGTATCAGAAGGTCCAGTTGTCGAAGTTCCTACTGAATCTTATGATGAATCACCCGGACCTCTTCCTGAAGCAATTGTAATGGGTTTAGATAAAAGTCATATTACAGTTCATACATATCCGGAGTATCACCCAAATGAAGGAATAAGTACATTTAGAGCAGATATTGACGTATCGACATGTGGAGAAATATCACCTTTAAAGGCGTTAAATTATCTTATTCACTCTTTTGATACGGATATTATGACAATGGATTACCGTGTTCGAGGATTTACAAGGGATATTAAAGGGCAAAAATTGTTCATAGATCATGATATTAGTTCGATTCAAAATTATATTCCTGAAAAAGTAAAAAATCAATTTGATATGATTGATGTAAATATTTATCAAGAGAACATCTTTCATACAAAATGTAAGTTAAAAGAATTTGATTTGAATAATTATTTATTTGGCTATTCTAAAGACAAATTAAGTAAAGAAGAACAAGAAGAAATTACAGCTCGCTTAACAGAAGAAATGGATGAAATTTTTTATGGGAAAAATATTAAATAA